From Arcticibacter tournemirensis, one genomic window encodes:
- the cysM gene encoding cysteine synthase CysM, whose amino-acid sequence MAGIINLVGNTPLAEITKLHTNRNVKIYAKLEGNNPGGSVKDRAALFMIKRAIERGEIKPGTKLIEATSGNTGIALAMMARLFDLEIELVMPSNSTRERTLTMEAFGAKVILMDNMEICRDYAEEKGAGSGYFLLNQFSNPDNYIAHYNTTGPEIWRDTEGSVTHFVSAMGTTGTIMGTSMFLKEQNPDIQIVGCQPTEESSIPGIRRWPAAYLPKIFDASRVDSVIDISQKDATDMTRKLAKMEGIFAGMSSGGAAYAALQVAEKLESGVIVFIVCDRGDRYLSSDLFG is encoded by the coding sequence ATGGCTGGAATAATTAACCTTGTTGGAAATACGCCCCTGGCGGAAATCACAAAGCTTCACACTAATAGAAATGTAAAGATATACGCAAAACTAGAGGGAAATAACCCTGGTGGAAGCGTTAAAGACAGGGCTGCTCTGTTTATGATAAAAAGGGCTATTGAGCGCGGCGAAATTAAGCCAGGAACTAAACTGATTGAAGCGACGAGCGGAAATACCGGTATTGCATTAGCAATGATGGCGCGCTTGTTCGATCTGGAAATTGAGCTGGTTATGCCTTCCAACTCCACGCGGGAAAGAACTCTTACCATGGAAGCCTTTGGCGCTAAAGTAATCCTCATGGATAACATGGAGATATGCCGTGACTATGCTGAAGAAAAAGGCGCAGGCTCCGGCTATTTTCTTCTCAATCAATTTTCAAACCCGGATAATTACATTGCTCATTATAATACAACGGGGCCAGAGATCTGGCGTGATACAGAAGGCTCTGTTACGCACTTCGTGAGTGCTATGGGCACAACCGGCACTATTATGGGCACTTCTATGTTTTTGAAAGAGCAGAATCCAGATATACAAATAGTTGGATGCCAGCCTACAGAAGAGTCGTCAATACCCGGGATTCGCCGTTGGCCGGCAGCATATCTGCCTAAAATATTTGATGCCAGCAGAGTAGACTCGGTAATTGATATTTCGCAGAAGGACGCAACAGACATGACGCGGAAACTCGCTAAAATGGAAGGCATCTTTGCAGGGATGAGCAGCGGCGGCGCAGCTTATGCTGCATTACAAGTAGCAGAAAAACTTGAATCGGGTGTTATTGTCTTTATTGTTTGCGATCGTGGCGACCGATACCTGAGCAGCGACCTGTTCGGCTAG
- the epsC gene encoding serine O-acetyltransferase EpsC produces MNKDFYKHIFDKHQDIEAVPSNKEIATWALGLIRLLFPEQSKRLFHSVKEIEDELESSEVQLRKIMDSTGACHNCDNKEKAAKFFNDIPELYRLLNTDVAAILDGDPAAKSEFEVIRAYPGFYAISFYRVANALFLLEIPLLPRILTEYAHSKTGIDIHPGAQISEYLYIDHGTGIVIGETAQIGHHVKLYQGVTLGALSVEKSMASVKRHPTVGDHVVIYSGATILGGDTEIGSHSIIGGNVWLTKSVPAGSVVYHESQIKVLERKF; encoded by the coding sequence ATGAATAAAGACTTCTATAAACATATTTTTGATAAACATCAGGACATAGAGGCGGTTCCCTCGAACAAAGAGATCGCAACATGGGCTCTGGGACTTATTCGTCTTTTATTTCCCGAACAGTCAAAACGCCTGTTTCATTCGGTAAAGGAGATTGAAGACGAGCTGGAATCGTCTGAAGTTCAGTTGAGGAAGATCATGGATTCTACAGGCGCGTGTCACAATTGTGACAACAAAGAGAAAGCTGCCAAATTCTTCAACGATATTCCTGAACTGTATCGGCTGTTAAATACGGATGTAGCTGCAATTCTTGATGGGGACCCCGCTGCAAAGAGCGAATTTGAGGTAATAAGGGCTTATCCGGGCTTTTATGCTATTTCCTTTTATAGAGTGGCAAACGCTTTATTTCTTTTGGAGATACCACTGCTTCCGCGCATTCTCACAGAATATGCCCATTCGAAAACGGGCATCGACATTCACCCTGGCGCGCAAATAAGTGAGTACTTGTACATAGATCATGGTACCGGCATTGTAATAGGAGAAACGGCACAGATAGGGCATCATGTCAAGTTATATCAGGGAGTAACGTTGGGGGCACTAAGTGTAGAAAAGAGTATGGCCTCTGTTAAGAGGCATCCCACCGTTGGAGATCACGTGGTAATCTATTCAGGGGCGACGATTTTAGGGGGAGATACAGAAATAGGCAGCCATAGTATTATTGGCGGTAACGTATGGTTAACAAAAAGCGTTCCTGCAGGTTCTGTTGTATATCATGAGTCGCAGATTAAAGTACTCGAACGCAAATTTTAA